The following coding sequences are from one Microbacterium sp. SSM24 window:
- the thrS gene encoding threonine--tRNA ligase: MTDDVLPPAVPFPADGFALFPDRSVVALRVNGELKDLATVVQETDAVEPITFDSPDGLAILRHSTAHVLAQAVQRINPQANLGIGPPITDGFYYDFGVEHPFTPEDVKAIDKEMQRIVREGQRFVRRVVTDEEARAELVDEPFKLELIGLKGGSKEAAEGASVEVGAGELTIYDNVDRDGQTVWKDLCRGPHVPSTRMIGNGWALQRVAGAYWRGSEKNPQLQRIYGTAWPTKEELRAYQQRLEEAAKRDHRKLGKELDLFSFPDEIGSGLSVWHPRGGIVRGEMEQHARRRHIGGGYTYVYTPHISKEDLFLQSNHLVTYKEGMFPPIVMDEERDEHGEIIKHGQDYYLKPMNCPMHILIFKERARSYRDLPMRLAENGTVYRNELSGALHGLTRVRGFTQDDSHLFVTPEQLETETTRVLEFVISMLRDFGLEDFELELSMRDDEKDKWIGSDEFWDYSTNALRNVAHASGLKVTEVPGEAAFYGPKIDLKTKDAIGRTWQLSTVQVDVNLPERFELEFTDRDGQKKRPIMIHRALFGSIERFFAILLEHYAGAFPVWLSPVQVVGIPVAEEYADYLSDVVSQLRADGVRAELDHSDDRMQKKIRTHTTQKVPLMLIAGEQDRAGGTVSFRFRDGSQENGVPIADAVRRIHESIATHALVNSAEDFG, encoded by the coding sequence GTGACTGACGACGTCCTCCCGCCCGCCGTGCCTTTCCCCGCAGACGGGTTCGCCCTGTTCCCCGACCGCTCCGTCGTCGCCCTGCGCGTCAACGGCGAGCTGAAAGACCTCGCGACGGTGGTGCAGGAGACGGATGCCGTCGAGCCGATCACCTTCGACAGCCCCGACGGGCTCGCGATCCTTCGCCACTCGACCGCGCACGTCCTCGCGCAGGCGGTGCAGCGCATCAATCCGCAGGCGAACCTCGGCATCGGCCCGCCGATCACCGACGGCTTCTACTACGACTTCGGCGTGGAGCATCCGTTCACGCCCGAGGACGTGAAGGCGATCGACAAGGAGATGCAGCGCATCGTCCGCGAGGGCCAGCGCTTCGTGCGCCGCGTGGTCACCGACGAGGAAGCGCGCGCCGAGCTCGTCGACGAGCCCTTCAAGCTCGAGCTCATCGGACTCAAGGGCGGATCCAAAGAGGCGGCGGAAGGCGCTTCCGTCGAGGTCGGCGCCGGCGAGCTCACCATCTACGACAACGTGGACCGCGACGGGCAGACGGTCTGGAAGGACCTCTGCCGCGGCCCTCACGTGCCGAGCACCCGCATGATCGGCAACGGCTGGGCACTCCAGCGCGTGGCCGGCGCGTACTGGCGCGGGAGCGAGAAGAACCCGCAGCTGCAGCGCATCTACGGCACCGCCTGGCCGACCAAGGAGGAGCTGCGCGCCTACCAGCAGCGTCTCGAGGAGGCCGCCAAGCGCGACCACCGCAAGCTCGGGAAGGAGCTCGACCTGTTCTCGTTCCCGGACGAGATCGGGTCCGGCCTCTCGGTGTGGCATCCCCGCGGCGGAATCGTGCGCGGCGAGATGGAGCAGCACGCGCGCCGTCGCCACATCGGCGGCGGGTACACCTACGTGTACACGCCCCACATCTCGAAGGAGGACCTCTTCCTCCAGTCGAATCACCTCGTCACCTACAAGGAGGGCATGTTCCCGCCCATCGTGATGGACGAGGAGCGCGACGAGCACGGGGAGATCATCAAGCACGGCCAGGACTACTACCTGAAGCCGATGAACTGCCCGATGCACATCCTGATCTTCAAGGAGCGCGCGCGCAGCTACCGCGACCTGCCGATGCGCCTCGCCGAGAACGGCACCGTGTATCGCAACGAGCTCTCCGGCGCGCTCCACGGTCTCACCCGTGTGCGCGGGTTCACCCAGGACGATTCGCACCTGTTCGTCACCCCGGAGCAGCTCGAGACCGAGACCACCCGGGTCCTCGAGTTCGTGATCTCGATGCTCCGCGACTTCGGTCTCGAGGACTTCGAGCTCGAGCTGTCGATGCGCGACGACGAGAAGGACAAGTGGATCGGCTCCGACGAGTTCTGGGACTACTCGACGAACGCCCTCCGCAACGTCGCGCACGCGAGCGGGCTGAAGGTCACCGAGGTCCCCGGCGAAGCCGCGTTCTACGGCCCGAAGATCGACCTCAAGACGAAGGACGCGATCGGCCGCACGTGGCAGCTCTCGACAGTGCAGGTCGACGTCAACCTGCCCGAGCGCTTCGAGCTGGAGTTCACCGACCGTGACGGACAGAAGAAGCGCCCGATCATGATCCACCGGGCTCTCTTCGGGTCGATCGAGCGGTTCTTCGCGATCCTGCTCGAGCACTACGCCGGTGCGTTCCCGGTCTGGCTGTCGCCGGTCCAGGTGGTCGGCATCCCGGTCGCCGAGGAGTACGCCGACTATCTGTCCGACGTCGTCTCGCAGCTCCGGGCGGACGGCGTACGCGCCGAGCTCGACCACAGCGACGACCGCATGCAGAAGAAGATCCGCACGCACACCACGCAGAAGGTGCCGCTCATGCTGATCGCCGGCGAGCAGGATCGCGCAGGCGGGACGGTCTCGTTCCGCTTCCGCGACGGCTCGCAGGAGAACGGCGTGCCGATCGCCGACGCCGTGCGCCGCATCCATGAATCGATCGCGACGCACGCGCTGGTGAACTCCGCAGAGGACTTCGGGTGA
- a CDS encoding DNA alkylation repair protein: protein MTDLVARIRAGLRAAADPALAPGQQAYMKSAMPFLGVRVPRARAIARQCAKGETDAPTLFSSARELWDAASHREERYAAMSLLGLRPLRGDRRLDAVIEHMVRTGQWWDYTDELAHRLADRHDVDPVTTAALVRRWATDGDFWVRRIAILSQLGRRDRVDRALLADTIEPNLADGEFFIRKAIGWALREVARIDPVWVRDFADSHALSPLSRREALKHLPG, encoded by the coding sequence ATGACCGACCTCGTCGCGCGGATCCGCGCAGGTCTCCGGGCGGCGGCGGACCCGGCGCTCGCCCCCGGCCAGCAGGCGTACATGAAGTCCGCGATGCCTTTTCTCGGCGTCCGCGTGCCCCGCGCCCGCGCCATTGCGCGGCAGTGCGCGAAGGGCGAGACGGATGCCCCGACCCTCTTCTCCTCCGCACGAGAGCTGTGGGACGCGGCATCCCACCGTGAAGAGCGCTATGCGGCGATGTCGCTCCTCGGGCTGAGACCGTTGCGCGGCGACCGCCGGCTCGATGCGGTCATCGAGCACATGGTGCGCACCGGGCAGTGGTGGGATTACACCGACGAGCTCGCCCACCGCCTCGCCGACCGGCACGACGTCGACCCCGTGACGACCGCCGCCCTCGTCCGGCGCTGGGCGACGGACGGCGACTTCTGGGTGCGGCGGATCGCGATCCTCTCCCAGCTCGGACGCCGCGATCGTGTCGACCGGGCGCTGCTCGCCGACACGATCGAGCCCAACCTCGCCGACGGCGAGTTCTTCATCCGCAAGGCGATCGGCTGGGCGCTCCGCGAGGTCGCCCGCATCGATCCGGTATGGGTGCGCGATTTCGCAGACAGCCACGCGCTGAGCCCCCTGAGTCGTCGCGAGGCTCTCAAGCACCTTCCTGGATAG